A region of Myxococcales bacterium DNA encodes the following proteins:
- a CDS encoding NAD(P)H-dependent oxidoreductase — MTPLRVLGLSGSLRKASLNTALLRAAVDLAPAGMTLEPFDLGALPLFNEDLVESPGAWPEPVAALRTAIASADALLLVSPEYNHSIPAVLKNAIDWASRPPAAPLGGKPAAILGASPGGFGTVRMQPHLRQVLTAVNMLTLGRPEVLVSNAKAKFDANGALVDEPTREAVRALLVALAEWTARVRPKT, encoded by the coding sequence ATGACCCCACTCCGTGTCCTCGGGCTCTCCGGCTCGCTCCGCAAGGCCTCCCTCAACACCGCGCTGCTGCGGGCCGCCGTCGACCTCGCGCCCGCGGGCATGACCCTCGAGCCCTTCGATCTCGGCGCGCTCCCGCTCTTCAACGAGGACCTCGTCGAGAGTCCCGGCGCGTGGCCCGAGCCTGTGGCCGCGCTGCGGACCGCGATCGCCTCGGCCGACGCGCTCCTGCTCGTCTCGCCCGAGTACAACCACTCGATCCCGGCGGTGCTGAAGAACGCGATCGACTGGGCGTCGCGCCCGCCCGCGGCGCCGCTCGGCGGCAAGCCGGCCGCGATCCTCGGCGCGAGCCCCGGGGGCTTCGGCACCGTGCGCATGCAACCGCACCTCCGCCAGGTGCTGACCGCCGTGAACATGCTCACGCTGGGCCGCCCCGAGGTGCTCGTCTCGAACGCCAAGGCGAAGTTCGACGCGAACGGCGCCCTCGTCGACGAGCCCACGCGCGAGGCGGTCCGAGCCCTCCTCGTGGCGCTCGCCGAGTGGACCGCGCGCGTGCGCCCGAAGACCTGA
- the ligD gene encoding non-homologous end-joining DNA ligase, whose protein sequence is MLCKLATPSGGERLDDAGRLYELKLDGVRIVAVRDGDRVTLTYRSGRDATRVYPEVAAALAAVGEASFVLDGEIVALDAEGRPSFERLQRRIAAETGDVARAARDVPVAYLVFDALLVAGRDVRALPLEARKDLVRALLPARSLAIPHEGHVGKGAEIFALCVERGLEGVVGKRLGSPYRPGERTTDWVKWKTTREADFVVVGYTEGGASGQLGALDLASYEGSRLVVRGKAGSGLSDALVAQLLPVLRALAVKEAPAEGPWEKEPRTYVMPLLVVSVRYGSWSSDGRLRWPVFLGIRPDLEPAACVVGPSSDDARDPVRAP, encoded by the coding sequence ATGTTGTGCAAGCTCGCGACGCCTTCGGGCGGCGAGCGGCTCGACGACGCGGGCCGGCTCTACGAGCTGAAGCTCGACGGGGTGCGCATCGTCGCCGTCCGCGACGGCGACCGCGTGACGCTCACCTACCGCTCCGGCCGCGACGCGACCCGCGTGTACCCCGAGGTGGCCGCCGCGCTCGCCGCCGTGGGCGAGGCCTCCTTCGTGCTCGACGGCGAGATCGTGGCCCTCGACGCCGAGGGCCGGCCGAGCTTCGAGCGCCTCCAGCGGCGCATCGCCGCGGAGACGGGCGACGTCGCGCGGGCCGCCCGCGATGTGCCGGTGGCGTACCTGGTGTTCGACGCGCTCCTGGTCGCCGGCCGCGACGTGCGCGCCCTCCCGCTCGAGGCCCGCAAAGACCTCGTGCGCGCGCTGCTCCCGGCGCGCTCGCTCGCGATACCCCACGAGGGCCACGTGGGGAAGGGCGCGGAGATCTTCGCGCTGTGCGTGGAGCGCGGCCTCGAGGGCGTGGTCGGCAAGCGCCTCGGCTCGCCTTACCGCCCCGGCGAGCGCACGACCGACTGGGTGAAATGGAAGACCACCCGCGAGGCGGACTTCGTTGTTGTAGGATACACGGAAGGCGGCGCGAGCGGCCAGCTCGGCGCGCTCGACCTCGCCTCGTACGAGGGCTCGCGCCTCGTGGTGCGCGGCAAGGCCGGCTCGGGCCTCAGCGACGCGCTGGTGGCGCAGCTCCTGCCCGTGCTCCGGGCGCTCGCGGTGAAGGAGGCGCCCGCCGAGGGCCCGTGGGAGAAGGAGCCCCGCACGTACGTGATGCCCCTCTTGGTGGTCTCGGTGCGCTACGGCTCGTGGTCGTCCGACGGGCGGCTCCGCTGGCCGGTGTTCCTGGGGATTCGCCCCGACCTGGAGCCCGCCGCGTGTGTCGTGGGCCCGTCGAGCGACGACGCGCGGGATCCCGTTCGCGCCCCGTGA
- a CDS encoding FAD-dependent oxidoreductase, whose protein sequence is MAGRGRARGAAGGILGAQMEAHVGPDLLDFVRARDAYPNFARDLEERTGVHVGYRRCGIVKLVDDVPAARALLDAQLALGLRAELLLDAAVREAEPEISPERRAALFFPDDAQIDPRALLRALSAACARAGVEVRVGALVTGLLLEGEVCRGVSLGAESLAADAVVLAAGSWASLVPGVPLSLPKVTPARGQIVALEERPPRTRRIVFHATGYVVPRGDGRVLCGSTLEHVGYTKDVTAKGVVDILGAACAAVPSLGTASVSDFWSNFRPYVAEGGPLVGPSPVPGLFLATGHYRNGILLAHDTALRVASAVLGG, encoded by the coding sequence GTGGCGGGGCGGGGGCGCGCGAGGGGGGCGGCCGGCGGCATCCTGGGCGCGCAGATGGAGGCCCACGTGGGCCCCGACCTGCTCGACTTCGTGCGCGCCCGCGACGCGTATCCCAACTTCGCGCGCGACCTCGAGGAGCGCACGGGCGTGCACGTGGGGTATCGGCGCTGCGGCATCGTCAAGCTGGTGGACGACGTGCCCGCGGCGCGGGCGCTCCTGGACGCGCAGCTCGCCCTGGGCCTGCGGGCCGAGCTCTTGCTCGACGCCGCCGTGCGCGAGGCCGAGCCCGAGATCTCCCCCGAGCGCCGCGCCGCGCTGTTCTTCCCCGACGACGCCCAGATCGATCCGCGAGCGCTCCTGCGAGCGCTGTCGGCCGCCTGCGCGCGAGCGGGGGTGGAGGTGCGCGTGGGCGCGCTCGTCACGGGGCTCCTCCTCGAGGGCGAGGTGTGCCGCGGCGTGTCCCTTGGGGCCGAGTCGCTCGCGGCCGACGCGGTGGTGCTCGCCGCGGGGAGCTGGGCCTCTCTCGTGCCGGGTGTGCCGCTCTCGCTGCCGAAGGTCACGCCCGCCCGTGGGCAGATCGTGGCGCTCGAGGAGCGCCCGCCCCGCACGCGGCGCATCGTGTTCCACGCCACGGGCTACGTGGTGCCGCGCGGCGACGGCCGCGTGCTCTGCGGGTCGACGCTTGAACATGTAGGGTACACGAAAGACGTGACCGCCAAGGGCGTCGTGGACATCCTCGGCGCGGCGTGCGCGGCGGTACCGTCGCTCGGGACCGCGAGCGTGAGCGACTTCTGGTCGAACTTCCGCCCCTACGTGGCCGAGGGCGGGCCGCTCGTCGGCCCCTCGCCCGTGCCGGGCCTCTTCCTCGCGACGGGCCACTACCGCAACGGCATCCTGCTCGCGCACGACACCGCCCTCCGCGTGGCGAGCGCGGTGCTCGGGGGGTAG
- a CDS encoding HEAT repeat domain-containing protein, translating to MNPHTSPEQHPHAAPRSAPLPVLQAAKWPPDDDALPSGPPGGAGGGGGYGGGDDGDFKKGATKPAMIAIGALLVAGLGAALFFGFRSDAQKPTAKEIAEDKKAIALLTKEEQLPKWRLWAARQDGAKMQEEAFAQLAWAKDAEGLPLIIKGLSSGDHRVRGTAATALLEYGSPAADSAKPALLTALKEADASDKPQIVWALAALKETSAFDEVLGEYRQGHLAKVQRLDQNPAFDPDVLAGMVSLDKLAQLTKDPSESVRQLVATVLSRTGDAKWLPQLTELVTDKSVDVAREAAVGLGKIANESSMTPLLAALKNADKDSRPRFLEALRDGVGAKGLVLALQSVQKDVTTVKGQADREKFQTKQLFDMMRELEDPRAGDPLMAYLKTEPKPHWKTEAALRMAEIGDLRAVPTLAWRLRQDPLKLYDKDKDPEYRLDDNERVVSARMLADLAVLYPDKHEEIRKEAYEAVMFWITDKPQPHANGLRFVAAVDAREAIPQMKKWADPSTPFPKEGQQQMPESWATAQSALRYAGWMKADWGLLERQFGRRPKDTDVTMEGLQQGGLAVLGMTLRALGVGASHGMAQWGDSKAYPILVKYIEDKQNNEQARLEACFSLGWVSTDEQMKEVVGKVKSFSQTDPKSQMIRACYLETLIRRPVPQATAGLMDLMRADVDLEVRHQAARAIGFGGLTPAMAKELFDKLKDPNTRSDATLALLLGGDVDTVKRALATYNDADPAAMEELKVTYNQTFGYWSDRNYENGDVARWIENANACARVRVRDALQDWPRLILSRALQGIEYDSGPHSMTRVQLRVRLLKDARGADEKKRTQAIEILKFMKEKGVLMALKGESGPHAPLAAKAFFEVMNPKIVSESLPDARTPHGAHVVPPK from the coding sequence ATGAATCCGCACACGTCCCCCGAGCAGCATCCCCACGCAGCGCCGCGCTCCGCCCCTCTCCCGGTCCTCCAGGCCGCGAAGTGGCCGCCGGACGACGACGCGCTCCCCTCCGGTCCACCCGGCGGCGCGGGCGGCGGTGGCGGCTACGGAGGCGGGGACGACGGCGACTTCAAGAAGGGCGCCACGAAGCCGGCGATGATCGCCATCGGCGCGCTGCTCGTGGCCGGCCTCGGCGCCGCGCTCTTCTTCGGCTTCCGCAGCGACGCGCAGAAGCCCACCGCGAAGGAGATCGCGGAGGACAAGAAGGCCATCGCGCTGCTCACGAAGGAAGAGCAGCTCCCGAAGTGGCGCCTGTGGGCCGCCCGCCAAGACGGCGCGAAGATGCAAGAAGAGGCGTTCGCGCAGCTCGCCTGGGCGAAGGACGCCGAGGGGTTGCCCCTCATCATCAAGGGGCTCTCATCGGGCGACCACCGCGTGCGCGGCACCGCGGCCACGGCCCTCCTCGAGTACGGCTCGCCGGCCGCCGACTCGGCGAAGCCGGCGCTGCTCACGGCCTTGAAGGAGGCCGACGCGAGCGACAAGCCGCAGATCGTGTGGGCGCTCGCGGCCCTGAAGGAGACCTCGGCGTTCGACGAGGTGCTCGGCGAGTACCGCCAAGGCCACCTCGCCAAGGTCCAGCGCCTCGATCAGAACCCGGCCTTCGATCCCGACGTGCTCGCCGGCATGGTCAGCCTCGACAAGCTCGCCCAGCTCACGAAGGACCCGAGCGAGAGCGTGCGGCAGCTCGTGGCCACGGTGCTGTCGCGCACGGGCGACGCGAAGTGGCTCCCGCAGCTCACCGAGCTCGTCACCGACAAGAGCGTCGACGTCGCGCGCGAGGCGGCCGTCGGCCTCGGCAAGATCGCGAACGAGTCGTCCATGACGCCGCTGCTCGCGGCCCTGAAGAACGCCGACAAGGACTCGCGCCCGCGCTTCCTCGAGGCGCTCCGCGACGGCGTCGGGGCGAAGGGCCTCGTGCTCGCTCTGCAGAGCGTCCAGAAGGACGTGACGACGGTGAAGGGCCAGGCCGACCGCGAGAAGTTCCAGACCAAGCAGCTCTTCGACATGATGCGCGAGCTCGAAGACCCGCGCGCTGGCGATCCGCTGATGGCCTATCTGAAGACCGAGCCGAAGCCGCACTGGAAGACCGAGGCCGCGCTCCGCATGGCGGAGATAGGCGATCTGCGCGCGGTGCCCACGCTCGCGTGGCGACTCCGGCAAGATCCCCTGAAGCTCTACGACAAGGACAAGGATCCGGAGTACCGCCTCGACGACAACGAGCGCGTTGTCTCGGCGCGCATGCTCGCCGACCTCGCGGTGCTCTACCCCGACAAGCACGAGGAGATCCGGAAAGAGGCCTACGAGGCCGTGATGTTCTGGATCACCGACAAGCCGCAGCCGCACGCCAACGGCCTGCGCTTCGTGGCGGCGGTCGACGCCCGCGAGGCGATCCCCCAGATGAAGAAGTGGGCGGATCCGAGCACCCCCTTCCCGAAGGAGGGGCAGCAGCAGATGCCCGAGTCCTGGGCCACCGCGCAGAGCGCGCTGCGCTACGCCGGGTGGATGAAGGCCGACTGGGGCCTGCTCGAGCGGCAGTTCGGGCGTCGCCCGAAGGACACCGACGTCACCATGGAGGGGCTCCAGCAGGGCGGCCTGGCGGTGCTCGGCATGACCCTCCGCGCGCTCGGCGTGGGCGCGTCGCACGGCATGGCCCAGTGGGGCGACTCGAAGGCCTACCCCATTCTTGTAAAGTACATCGAAGACAAGCAGAACAACGAGCAGGCGCGCCTCGAGGCGTGCTTCTCGCTGGGCTGGGTCTCGACAGACGAGCAGATGAAGGAGGTCGTGGGGAAGGTGAAGTCCTTCTCGCAGACCGACCCCAAGAGCCAGATGATCCGCGCCTGCTACCTGGAGACGCTCATCCGGCGCCCGGTGCCGCAGGCCACGGCCGGCCTCATGGACCTCATGCGGGCCGACGTCGATCTCGAGGTGCGCCACCAGGCGGCGCGCGCCATCGGCTTCGGCGGGCTCACCCCCGCCATGGCGAAGGAGCTCTTCGACAAGCTGAAGGACCCGAACACGCGCTCCGACGCGACGCTCGCGCTGCTCCTCGGCGGCGACGTCGACACGGTGAAGCGCGCGCTCGCCACCTACAACGACGCCGATCCGGCGGCGATGGAGGAGCTCAAGGTCACCTACAACCAGACCTTCGGCTACTGGTCGGATCGCAACTACGAGAACGGCGACGTGGCCCGCTGGATCGAGAACGCGAACGCGTGCGCGCGGGTGCGCGTGCGCGACGCCCTGCAAGACTGGCCGCGCCTCATCCTCTCCCGCGCGCTCCAGGGCATCGAGTACGACAGCGGCCCGCACTCCATGACCCGCGTCCAGCTCCGCGTGCGCCTCCTGAAGGACGCGCGCGGCGCCGACGAGAAGAAGCGCACGCAGGCCATCGAGATCCTCAAGTTCATGAAGGAGAAGGGCGTGCTCATGGCGCTCAAGGGCGAGTCGGGCCCGCACGCGCCGCTCGCCGCCAAGGCCTTCTTCGAGGTCATGAACCCCAAGATCGTGAGCGAGAGCCTCCCCGACGCGCGCACCCCGCACGGCGCCCATGTCGTCCCACCCAAGTGA
- a CDS encoding virulence RhuM family protein produces the protein MTRKKKPTASLVRSSAAEYLTFVAASGTGGVEAVYADENVWLSQKMMAQLYDVEVPTINYHLKKVFEDSELEEDAVIRNFRITAADGKTYDTKHYNLSAIIAVGYKVNSERAVQFRKWATRVVEEFTIKGFAMDDERLKRGGSVLSDRYFEEQLQRVREIRLSERKFYQKITDIYATSVDYDVTAQATKRFFATVQNKLHWAIHGQTAAEVIVDRADATKEHMGLHTWTDAPHGKIQKFDVVVAKNYLTEPELAQLSRLVNAYLDVAEDMALRKLPMTMQDWETRLNRFLAATDREVLQDAGKVTAEIARAHAESEFEKYRIVQDRLFESDFDRVVAETKRLGAASPAPRAAPSSRDEGEDAS, from the coding sequence ATGACCCGCAAAAAGAAGCCGACCGCCTCCCTCGTCCGCTCCTCGGCGGCCGAGTACCTGACCTTCGTGGCGGCCAGCGGCACGGGCGGCGTGGAGGCCGTCTACGCCGACGAGAACGTGTGGCTCAGCCAGAAGATGATGGCGCAGCTCTACGACGTCGAGGTCCCGACCATCAACTACCACCTGAAGAAGGTGTTCGAGGACAGCGAGCTGGAGGAGGACGCAGTTATTCGAAATTTTCGAATAACTGCCGCCGACGGCAAGACCTACGACACCAAGCACTACAACCTCTCGGCCATCATCGCCGTCGGCTACAAGGTCAACTCCGAGCGCGCGGTGCAGTTTCGCAAGTGGGCCACGCGCGTCGTCGAGGAGTTCACCATCAAGGGCTTCGCGATGGACGACGAGCGCCTCAAGCGCGGCGGCTCCGTCCTGAGCGATCGGTACTTCGAAGAGCAGCTCCAGCGCGTCCGCGAGATCCGGCTGTCGGAGCGCAAGTTCTACCAGAAGATCACCGACATCTACGCCACGTCGGTCGACTACGACGTGACGGCGCAGGCCACCAAGCGCTTCTTCGCCACCGTGCAGAACAAGCTGCACTGGGCCATCCACGGGCAGACCGCCGCCGAGGTCATCGTCGACCGCGCCGACGCGACCAAGGAGCACATGGGCCTCCACACCTGGACCGACGCGCCCCACGGCAAGATCCAGAAGTTCGATGTGGTCGTGGCCAAGAACTACCTGACCGAGCCCGAGCTCGCGCAGCTCTCGCGGCTGGTGAACGCCTACCTCGACGTGGCAGAGGACATGGCGCTCCGCAAGCTCCCCATGACGATGCAGGACTGGGAGACGCGGCTGAACCGGTTCCTCGCCGCGACCGACCGCGAGGTGCTGCAGGACGCCGGCAAGGTGACCGCCGAGATCGCTCGGGCGCACGCCGAGAGCGAGTTCGAGAAGTACCGCATCGTGCAGGACCGCCTCTTCGAGAGCGACTTCGATCGCGTCGTGGCCGAGACCAAGCGCCTTGGCGCGGCAAGTCCGGCTCCACGCGCGGCACCTTCCTCCCGAGATGAAGGCGAGGACGCCTCGTGA
- a CDS encoding amidohydrolase family protein, giving the protein MDATHPTHFRNLADLGRLPWFSSHEDRVVLSDASLGPIIDVHTHVALAYLRPMQLDLDKKWDRTEHYLPSCCPVDLVPYSNRNFTAGDLANMKKDLTAGSFTAGGMRRTHTIPNLTGEMAELGISHSVLLPIDFPVISQNATYALDAQEKTRGTLLSFGSVHPYSTDLEGKLAEQVRRGARGVKVHPNVQLVHPADPRAMRLYRLCADAKIPVLWHCGPVGIEPALGRYLTQVRHYERPIAENPATTFVLGHAGALQLEAAMELCRKYPNVYLEISSQGLAGVRTLVERGDPERILMGSDWPFYSAALPIARVLIATDSRRELRRKIFWDNAARLLDIA; this is encoded by the coding sequence ATGGACGCCACGCATCCCACGCACTTCCGCAACCTCGCCGACCTGGGGCGGCTCCCGTGGTTCTCTTCGCACGAGGACCGCGTAGTGCTGAGCGACGCCTCGCTCGGGCCCATCATCGACGTGCACACGCACGTGGCGCTCGCGTACCTGCGGCCCATGCAGCTCGACCTCGACAAGAAGTGGGACCGCACCGAGCACTACCTGCCGTCGTGCTGCCCGGTCGACCTCGTGCCCTATTCGAACCGCAACTTCACGGCGGGCGATCTCGCCAACATGAAGAAGGACCTCACGGCCGGGAGCTTCACCGCCGGGGGCATGCGCCGCACCCACACGATCCCCAACCTGACGGGCGAGATGGCGGAGCTCGGGATCAGCCACTCGGTGCTCCTGCCGATCGATTTCCCGGTCATCAGCCAGAACGCCACCTACGCGCTCGACGCCCAGGAGAAGACCCGGGGCACGCTGCTCTCGTTCGGCTCGGTGCACCCCTACTCGACCGACCTGGAGGGCAAGCTCGCCGAGCAAGTGCGACGCGGCGCGCGCGGCGTGAAGGTGCACCCCAACGTGCAGCTCGTGCACCCCGCGGACCCGCGCGCCATGAGGCTCTATCGGCTCTGCGCCGACGCGAAGATCCCGGTGCTCTGGCACTGCGGGCCCGTGGGCATCGAGCCGGCGCTCGGCCGGTATCTCACCCAGGTGCGGCACTACGAGCGCCCCATCGCCGAGAACCCCGCGACCACCTTCGTGCTCGGGCACGCGGGCGCGCTCCAGCTCGAGGCGGCGATGGAGCTCTGCCGCAAGTACCCGAACGTCTACCTCGAGATCTCGAGCCAGGGGCTCGCCGGGGTGCGCACGCTGGTCGAGCGCGGCGATCCCGAGCGCATCTTGATGGGCTCCGACTGGCCCTTTTACTCCGCGGCGCTGCCCATCGCGCGAGTGCTCATCGCGACCGACTCGCGCCGCGAGCTGCGGCGGAAGATCTTCTGGGACAACGCCGCGCGCCTGCTCGATATCGCCTGA
- a CDS encoding Ku protein: MPARSIGSGTISFGLVSIPVKLYTAAAPKGVHFNFLHGKCGSRMKQQYVCPIDNEVVERKDMVRGYEHTKDTYVHFTEEELKTLEAERTSQLELLEFVPAASVDLVSIEKTYFLGPDKGGDRAYALLSESMERAGRMAVGKFAQRGKENLVLVRPYKKGLVLHEVFYADEVRDFGEVETGGTFEFKPIERDLADKLIEQLAQDTFEPTRFKDEYAARVLAAVDAKVAGNEVTVSEEAPKAQIIDLLEALKRSVAATTAARSADDAPESAPGGGPKKAALREDEAEKSVG; the protein is encoded by the coding sequence ATGCCAGCGCGCTCCATCGGATCCGGCACCATTTCGTTCGGCCTCGTGTCGATCCCCGTCAAGCTCTACACGGCGGCGGCGCCGAAGGGGGTGCACTTCAACTTCCTGCACGGCAAATGCGGCAGCCGGATGAAGCAGCAGTACGTGTGCCCCATCGACAACGAGGTGGTGGAGCGCAAAGACATGGTGCGCGGCTACGAGCACACGAAGGACACGTACGTGCACTTCACCGAGGAGGAGCTGAAGACCCTCGAGGCCGAGCGCACGAGCCAGCTCGAGCTGCTCGAGTTCGTGCCCGCCGCGAGCGTCGATCTGGTCTCGATAGAGAAGACCTATTTCCTCGGCCCCGACAAGGGCGGCGATCGGGCGTACGCGCTGCTCTCCGAGTCGATGGAGCGCGCCGGCCGCATGGCCGTGGGCAAGTTCGCCCAGCGCGGCAAGGAGAACCTCGTGCTCGTGCGGCCCTACAAAAAGGGCCTCGTGCTGCACGAGGTGTTCTACGCCGACGAGGTGCGCGACTTCGGCGAGGTGGAGACCGGGGGCACCTTCGAGTTCAAGCCCATCGAGCGCGACCTCGCCGACAAGCTCATCGAGCAGCTCGCGCAAGACACCTTCGAGCCCACGCGCTTCAAGGACGAGTACGCCGCGCGCGTGCTCGCCGCGGTCGACGCGAAGGTGGCGGGCAACGAGGTCACGGTGTCGGAGGAGGCGCCCAAGGCGCAGATCATCGATCTGCTCGAGGCGCTCAAGCGGAGCGTGGCGGCCACGACCGCGGCGCGCTCCGCCGACGACGCGCCCGAGAGCGCGCCGGGCGGCGGCCCGAAGAAGGCCGCGCTGCGCGAGGACGAGGCCGAGAAGTCGGTGGGGTAG
- a CDS encoding (deoxy)nucleoside triphosphate pyrophosphohydrolase → MTAASPVSPANPASPSPPSPTVLVSAAVIIEGGRVLVSQRKKGTHLEDMWELPGGKVEPGEDPRCALRRELVEELGVEADIGDIVEVTFHRYDDAGKSVLLLFFDATRRPGSAEPEARDVAAFAWADLAMLATASFPPADLPVLAKVRARLVG, encoded by the coding sequence GTGACCGCCGCAAGTCCCGTCAGCCCCGCCAACCCCGCCTCTCCGTCGCCGCCCTCGCCCACCGTCCTCGTGTCGGCCGCCGTGATCATCGAGGGTGGCCGTGTGCTCGTGTCGCAGCGAAAGAAGGGGACGCACCTGGAGGACATGTGGGAGCTCCCCGGCGGGAAGGTCGAGCCCGGGGAGGACCCGCGCTGTGCCCTCCGCCGCGAGCTCGTCGAGGAGCTCGGCGTGGAGGCCGACATCGGGGACATCGTCGAGGTCACGTTCCACCGGTACGACGACGCGGGGAAGTCCGTGCTGCTGCTCTTTTTCGACGCCACACGGCGCCCCGGGAGCGCAGAGCCGGAGGCGCGCGACGTGGCGGCCTTCGCCTGGGCCGACCTCGCCATGCTCGCCACGGCGAGCTTCCCGCCGGCCGACCTGCCCGTGCTGGCCAAGGTGCGCGCTCGCCTCGTGGGCTGA
- a CDS encoding PQQ-binding-like beta-propeller repeat protein, with the protein MQTYRATPAPMPLLSLVEGRLVAIDATTGHLRWERPVREPLDRVLVAGGNVFLATARDPAGHVALFDLATGSERGGIDLTFRAAAALATADRVYLSGHHGLVCLTHEGALVFRAGREITRKSAWSGDTIDLVGMDAQDRELWRIADAKAHTTTSFLALGHLIAQIDSDS; encoded by the coding sequence ATGCAGACCTATCGCGCCACGCCCGCGCCGATGCCACTCCTCAGCCTGGTCGAGGGGCGTCTCGTCGCGATCGACGCCACCACCGGCCACTTGCGCTGGGAGAGGCCCGTCCGAGAGCCCTTGGATCGCGTCCTCGTCGCGGGAGGGAACGTCTTCTTGGCGACGGCGAGGGATCCCGCAGGACACGTCGCGCTCTTCGATCTGGCGACCGGGAGCGAGCGAGGAGGGATCGACCTCACGTTTCGGGCGGCCGCCGCGCTCGCGACCGCAGACCGGGTGTACCTCTCGGGCCACCACGGGCTCGTCTGCCTCACCCACGAGGGCGCACTGGTCTTCCGCGCTGGCCGGGAGATCACCCGGAAGAGCGCGTGGTCCGGCGACACGATCGACCTCGTGGGCATGGACGCCCAGGACCGCGAGCTGTGGCGGATCGCGGACGCGAAGGCCCACACGACGACCTCGTTCCTCGCCCTCGGCCACCTGATCGCCCAAATCGACTCCGATAGCTGA